A stretch of the Aphis gossypii isolate Hap1 chromosome 2, ASM2018417v2, whole genome shotgun sequence genome encodes the following:
- the LOC114124017 gene encoding mitochondrial coenzyme A transporter SLC25A42, with amino-acid sequence MMAHDIQKHDSNSTNVLHSLAAGAIAGALAKSTIAPLDRTKINFQISQEPYSGRAALKFLCDTYAKDGFIWLWRGNTATMTRIIPYAAIQFTAFEQWRKLLEVDSLNTKNNGGLKFLSGSLAGVTSQTLTYPLDLARARMAVSTKNDYKSLGDVFKKTFKVEGIKGFYRGYVPTILGIIPYAGTSFFTYGSLKSFMKEKHGYENTVVNLACGAVAGMAGQSSSYPLDIIRRKMQTSIITGINYSNLRTTFIMIYKTEGIRQGFFKGLSMNWIKGPIATGISFATYDFVRKTLKNI; translated from the exons ATGATGGCACATGATATACAG AAACATGATTCAAATTCTACTAACGTGTTGCACAGTTTGGCGGCCGGCGCCATCGCTGGTGCATTAGCCAAGAGTACAATCGCTCCATTGGATAGaactaaaatcaattttcaa atatctcAAGAGCCGTATTCAGGTAGAGCTGCGCTTAAATTTTTGTGTGATACCTATGCAAAAGATGGTTTTATATGGCTATGGCGAGGTAATACAGCCACCATGACCAGAATCATCCCATATGCAGCTATTCAATTTACAGCGTTTGAACAATGGCGAAAATTGTTGGAGGTTGATTCTCTAAAcacaaa aaataatggaGGTCTCAAATTTCTTTCTGGATCTTTAGCTGGAGTAACATCACAAACATTAACTTATCCTCTAGACTTGGCAAGAGCAAGAATGGCAGTTTCTaccaaaaatgattataaatcgtTGGGAGat gtgTTCAAAAAGACTTTTAAAGTTGAAGGAATAAAAGGTTTTTATCGAGGCTATGTGCCAACAATATTAGGCATAATACCTTATGCAGGTACAAGTTTTTTCACTTATGGATCATTAAAGTCATTTATGAAAG aaaAGCATGGATATGAAAATACGGTTGTGAATTTAGCATGTGGTGCAGTAGCAGGTATGGCTGGTCAATCATCATCATATCCCCTTGATATTATTAGACGGAAGATGCAAACATCAATAATTACTGGAATTAATTACTCAAACCTCAGAActacatttataatgatttataa AACTGAAGGCATTAGACAAGGCTTTTTCAAGGGTCTAAGTATGAATTGGATTAAAGGTCCGATTGCTACCGGAATTAGTTTTGCTACATACGATTTTGTAAGAAAAACTTTAAAgaacatttga
- the LOC114124009 gene encoding COMM domain-containing protein 4, producing MKFKFCGGGDCPEWLLVQINALSRMTSIKMKLLAQCTVNSLLGEPFNFEKAKELMADAKLDVENCKACVAAITYILKNAACHAVSQNYLSNELQQIGLPREHALALCRVYLDNLSQITKMLKNESLQIGRLDNVDISKGNDGEYVMKLNYCSTSKISKADKFTLTKEQIQLLIAEFSDVSNQMNTLAQECKE from the exons ATG AAATTCAAATTCTGTGGGGGTGGTGACTGCCCAGAATGGTTATTGGTTCAGATCAATGCACTTTCAAGAATG ACATCGATTAAAATGAAACTATTAGCCCAGTGCACGGTTAATTCATTGCTCGGAGAACCATTCAac TTTGAAAAAGCTAAGGAGCTTATGGCTGATGCTAAACTGG atgttGAAAACTGTAAAGCCTGTGTAGCCGCAATCacatatattctaaaaaatgcTGCTTGTCATGCTGTTTCTCAAAATTATCTCTCTAATGAATTACAACaa ATTGGTTTACCTCGTGAACATGCTTTAGCGCTATGTAGAGTATATTTGGACAATTTGTCacaaattactaaaatgttgAAGAACGAATCTTTGCAAATTGGTCGTTTGGATAATGTTGATATATCCAAAGGAAATGATGGCGAATATgtgatgaaattaaattattgtagtacatctaaaatttcaaaagcaGATAAATTCACGTTGACAAAAGAACAAATTCAACTTTTAATTGCTG agTTCAGTGACGTTAGTAATCAAATGAATACATTAGCTCAAGAATgcaaagaataa
- the LOC114124010 gene encoding uncharacterized protein LOC114124010, giving the protein MELMDARTKLYLIGVAYFVQLINGDARISRADISAVLGENDDPNFWPSRGRRNSPEPKFKQYLERKYNMNTLNGHLEKPLYVDEPMWLTIDRRAEGDDDYFWVTRGRRGNSWKHPTASRLSTNSNYRYRDESDNKIK; this is encoded by the exons ATGGAGCTCATGGACGCAAGAACAAAGTTATACTTAATAGGTGTCGCCTATTTTGTACAG CTTATAAATGGCGACGCAAGAATTTCAAGAGCCGATATCAGCGCAGTTTTGGGTGAAAATGACGATCCTAATTTTTGGCCTTCACGAGGTCGAAGAAATAGTCCGGAAcccaaatttaaacaatacttGGAGAGGAAATACAACATGAATACtttaaatg GACATTTAGAAAAACCACTTTACGTCGATGAACCAATGTGGTTAACAATCGACAGAAGAGCTGAGGGAGATGATGACTATTTCTGGGTTACAAGAGGACGGAGAGGAAATAGTTGGAAACATCCAACAGCTTCAAGACTATCAACGAATTCAAATTATCGTTATAGAGACGAgtctgataataaaattaaataa
- the LOC114124016 gene encoding cytoplasmic aconitate hydratase, which produces MSHPFEKFKKTINVSNKEYTYFDLPKFGVEYDQLPFSIRVLLESAIRNCDNFQVTENDVQNILKWKTNQSIEGGVEVAFKPARVILQDFTGVPAVVDFAAMRDAVKSLGGDPDKINPVCPSDLVIDHSIQADFVREADAQQKNENLEFERNKERFTFLKWGAKAFKNMLIVPPGSGIVHQVNLEYLARVVFTDRDTLYPDSLVGTDSHTTMINGLGVLGWGVGGIEAEAVMLGQAISMLLPQVLGYQLTGTLNQFATSTDLVLTITKHLRQIGVVGKFVEFFGPGVTQLSIADRATISNMCPEYGATVGFFPVDQNTLSYLQQTNRSSEKIAAVKAYLEASKMLRNYDDPSQDPVFSQVTTLDLGEVVPSISGPKRPHDRVSVSEAQKDFKSCLTNKIGFKGFNISPDKLNASCEFEFNNQKYTLRHGSVVIAAITSCTNTSNPSVMLGAGLLAKKAVEAGLSVAPYIKTSLSPGSGVVTYYLRESGVTPALTALGFDTVGFGCMTCIGNSGPLPEPVVNAIESNELVCCGVLSGNRNFEGRIHPNTRANYLASPLLVIAYAIAGRMDIDFETEPIGNDKNGKPVFLKNIWPSRAEIQSVEKQTVIPAMFQDVYARIENGSNAWQCLQAPDGQLYPWDVSSTYIKNPPFFNGMTKTLPGVQSVKGAHVLLFLGDSVTTDHISPAGSIARNSSAARYLASRNIVPKDFNSYGSRRGNDDIMARGTFANIRLVNKLVKNTGPKTLHIPSGQELDVFDAAQIYAKEGRPLIAIVGKDYGSGSSRDWAAKGPFLLGIKAVIAESYERIHRSNLVGMGIIPLQFRSGENAETLKLTGHEIYDIDIPQNCKPLQEIQVKTNTGVTFNAILRFDTEVDILYHKHGGILNYMIRKMLD; this is translated from the exons atgtcgc atccgtttgaaaaatttaagaaaacaattaatgttaGTAACAAGGAATACACTTATTTTGATTTACCCAAGTTTGGTGTTGAAtatg atcaaCTGCCATTTTCAATTAGAGTACTTTTAGAGTCGGCTATTAGAAATTGTGATAATTTTCAAGTTACTGAAAATGAtgtgcaaaatatattaaaatggaaaACTAATCAATCAATTGAAGGAGGTGTCGAAGTTGCATTTAAACCCGCTAGAGTTATTTtacaa gatttTACTGGAGTACCAGCTGTGGTGGATTTTGCTGCAATGAGAGATGCTGTCAAGAGCTTAGGTGGTGATCCCGACAAAATTAACCCTGTGTGTCCTTCAGACTTAGTAATTGATCACTCTATCCAAGCAGATTTTGTCAGAga AGCTGATGCACaacagaaaaatgaaaatctcGAATTTGAACGTAATAAAGAAAGATTCACTTTTTTGAag tgGGGAGCTAAAGCTTTCAAGAACATGTTAATTGTACCACCAGGTTCTGGTATTGTTCATCAAGTGAACTTAGAATATTTAGCCCGTGTTGTCTTCACTGATAGAGATACATTATATCCAGATTCTTTAGTTGGCACAGATTCTCACACAACGATGATCAATGGTTTAGGAGTTTTAGGATGGGGTGTTGgag gcATAGAAGCTGAAGCTGTTATGTTAGGACAAGCAATATCTATGTTGCTTCCTCAAGTTCTTGGTTACCAGTTAACAGGAACACTAAATCAATTTGCAACATCTACGGATTTGGTCTTAACAATTACAAAG caCTTACGACAAATTGGTGTAGTTGGaaaatttgttgaattttttggACCCGGAGTTACTCAATTATCTATTGCTGATCGAGCGACAATAAGTAACATGTGTCCTGAATATGGAGCAACAGTAGGTTTCTTTCCAGTAGACCAAAATACACTTTCATATCTTCAACAAACAA ATCGAAGCAGTGAAAAAATAGCTGCTGTTAAAGCATATCTAGAAGCTTCCAAAATGTTAAGAAATTATGATGATCCATCTCAAGATCCAGTATTCAGTCAAGTCACTACTTTGGATCTGGGAGAAGTGGTACCTTCCATCAGTGGGCCGAAGAGACCACATGATCGCGTGTCTGTATCTGAAgctcaaaaagattttaaaagttgTCTCACAAACAag attggaTTTAAAGGATTTAACATTAGTCCAGACAAATTGAATGCCAGCTGTGAATTCGAATTCAATAATCAAAAGTATACTTTAAGACATGGATCAGTTGTCATTGCTGCCATTACTTCGTGTACAAACACAAGCAATCCCAGTGTCATGCTTGGAGctg GTCTTTTGGCTAAAAAGGCTGTCGAAGCCGGACTGTCGGTGGCGCCATATATCAAAACTAGTCTTTCGCCTGGCTCGGGAGTAGTCACTTATTATCTGAGAGAGAGTGGAGTTACCCCAGCTTTGACAGCTCTTGGTTTTGACACCGTTGGATTCGGTTGTATGACGTGTATTGGAAATTCTGGACCTTTGCCCGAACCGGTCGTAAACGCTATCGAGTCT AACGAATTAGTCTGTTGTGGAGTTTTGTCTGGTAACAGAAACTTTGAAGGCCGCATTCATCCAAACACCCGTGCCAACTACTTGGCCTCACCGTTGTTGGTCATTGCCTACGCAATCGCTGGACGCATGGACATCGACTTTGAAACTGAACCTATTG GTAACGATAAAAACGGTAAACcagtgtttttgaaaaatatttggcCATCTAGAGCAGAGATCCAATCTGTCGAAAAACAAACTGTAATTCCTGCTATGTTCCAAGATGTCTATGCTCGCATTGAAAATGGTTCTAATGCTTGGCAATGTTTACAAGCCCCAGACGGCCAATTATACCCTTGGGATGTATCATCTACTTACATAAAAAACCCTCCATTTTTCAATGGCATGACAAAG ACATTACCTGGTGTTCAATCAGTGAAAGGGGCTCATGTATTACTGTTTCTTGGTGATTCTGTAACAACTGATCACATCAGTCCTGCTGGTAGTATTGCAAGAAATAGTTCTGCAGCACGTTATTTAGCTTCAAGAAA TATCGTCCCTAAAGACTTCAACTCTTATGGCTCAAGACGTGGAAATGATGATATTATGGCAAGAGGAACATTTGCAAACATAAGATTAGTAAATAAGTTGGTGAAGAACACTGGACCAAAAACATTACACATTCCTAGCGGACAGGAG TTGGATGTCTTTGATGCAGCTCAAATTTATGCTAAAGAAGGAAGACCGCTCATTGCTATTGTTGGCAAAGATTACGGATCAGGTTCATCAAGAGATTGGGCAGCAAAGGGACCATTTTTActg ggAATTAAAGCTGTAATTGCTGAGTCTTATGAACGTATTCATCGTTCTAACTTGGTTGGTATGGGAATAATTCCATTGCAATTCCGTTCCGGAGAAAATGCTGAAACATTAAAACTTACTGGTCatgaaatatatgatatagataTTCCACAAAACTGCAAACCATTGCAAGAAATCCAAgtgaaa accaACACAGGTGTCACATTCAATGCCATTTTGCGTTTTGACACTGAAGTGGATATACTGTATCATAAACATGGAGGAATTTTGAACTATATGATAAGAAAAATGctagattaa